tagatgatagatagatagatagatagatagatagatagatggatgcatacatagatacatagatacatggatacatggatacatagatacatagatgcatggatagatacatagatagatacatggatagatagatgagatggatgatgagagatagatagataaagaaagatggatgatagatagataaatggatagatggataaatagatggatgatggatagataatacatggatggatggatatatagatagatggatgcatggatacatggatagatacatggatagatgcatggatggatgcatggatggatggatacatggatgcatggatggatgtagatggatgcatggatggatggatggatgatggatgatggatggatggatagatggatggatggatagatggatagatggatggatacatacatggatacatggatgcatggatacatggatacatggatgcatagatggatggatgcatagatggatgcatggatagatggatggatggatgatagggatggatggataaagaaaagatagatgatagatggataaatagatagatagataaatagatagatgatagatagataatacatagatagatagatatatagatagatagatacatagatacatagatagatacatagatagatgcatagatagatacatagatagatagatacatagatacatagatagatgcatagatagatacatagatagatagataaagatagatgatagatagatagatagatagatagatagatagatagatagatagatagatacatacatagatacatagatacatagatacatagatacatagatacatagatacatggatacatagatatggatgcatggatagatgcatagatagatgcatggatacatagatacatggatagatgcatggatggatgcatggatagataaagatggatgatggatggatggatggatggatggatggatggatggatggatagatggatggatggatggataggatggATAGATAATGCCTCATACATGCTATACGAACACAACCACTACATTGCCACCAGACAAAAAATTCAGATTTCTGCATAGGTTTATCTCAATTCAGGATCAGATGAACTTAATACCTTTATGTCATGCAGAGAATGTCAGGAATAAGAAAGTCTTAGCAACTTTCCTTAAATTGCTTAAAAGACTATTTCGCACAAAAGATACATAAAAGTTAGTTTGAAAAGCTAACAGTACAAATTAGTCTCAGATAGCCATGTTACCAGAAGCTCACATAAATGTGACTGACTATACAATCATCTCTGAGACAAACTACAAGCTGAATCTCACCCTGTCATTTAGCCAGATAGGCATCACTCACAAAAACTTACCTAAAGCTATCCCATAAGCTGATAGAGAGCAATCTGAGAAAAGCTCTCTGTTTGTGGAAGCACGTGAAGCAGAGATACCAACAATGAAATTGAACAATGTAGAGACTTGGTGTGctgctcagttggtagagggcttaccTAATACGCAGAAAGCTCCAGGATCACATAAGATTAGCTCttgtggcacatacctataatcccagcacttgaaggtGGTAGCAtgaagatcagaagtttaagatcaTCCCCAGTGTGTATAGCACTACACTTGGATACATGAGATTTCATTagagaataaaggagagagaaagagaaaaatgaagagagaggaagaatgtgCCAGTGTGTGAAAGGCCTCACCCTagtgtttttccttctttggaaGAGCCCAGTAAATGCAACAGACTCAGAATCTGCTCCACCCAAAGGGAGCACATGTTCTCAATGCTAATACCTCTCTGTGTACCAACTACAGCTCTTAATTACTATCTCattagaaagagacagaggaataTAATACAATTATTCTACTTAAATTATGAAAAGCAAGTTAGAAATGTTTGCTCACCAAGGATCTTTAAGGTGTGAGAGATAAAGAATTTAGATCAGAGAGCTAAATTCCCTGAGCATTCACTGCCTGGGGAATTTCTGAGAACAGCAAAGGTCAATTTCGCATTTGCTTCTTTCATGGTTAAGAGATCTCTCTCTAATTAATCCAATTATAAAGACAAGATTTATGCTTGCCTCTTATGATTGTTCCCTGATGCTCTGGTCCCAAAGGTCCTCCCACCTTTTGGGTCAGGTTAGTGATGAAGAGGAATCCAACATCACAGCCCACTAGGACATCCTCAAATGGCTCCAGGTGGCCTATCCTGGTCTctcacatgtcattgtacccatAACATCAGCAAGTTACAGAAAAAGTCCAGTCAAGGAAATCCAGGCCACCTGACACACTTGCTTTCACTATGTCAGAGTCATAGAATGGTCTTTGACCTCATCTTGTCCACCTCATTCATTAGAAAGATGAGAGAGTAACCAAAGGAGAAATTGTGGAACAACTACCCCAGCTCTCTCTAACATCTGTTGTAAGAGTCTTCCAATTCTTCATTCTAACAATtacaagcattttttttaatctagacaTGTAGGAAACATTTTTAATCATTACCAGAAAAGTAACCAAGTATATAAAAGGCCTGAGATTTTTGTGTGCTCTACGTTTTCAATTAGTTTTTTTCTTGACATAAAGTTGCAATATTTCTGGAGAGGAATTGTAAGGACAGACAGCACAAGGAATGCATCCTATACCCTGAGCatgcacagaaacagaaagcatttcTCTTATAAAACATTATTATACTGAACTAATACAATTCTTAAGGCAAAATTTTCCTAAAAATTTCACAGAAAACTGATATGCTGGTGAAATGACATACATACACCTACATGAACATACATTGCAACGTACAAGCATTTTTTAACAAATTCTCAGAACATGGTGAAGGGGCATCAGGAAAAACTGGAGCTCCCCAACTGCAAGAtgtaattttcaaagcaaatactacatttgcatttctttatctttttgcttTTCAATGGCTCATACAGGGAAAGTAGCATTCTCCATGGCAACAAGCACTCCTATTAGATTAAACAAGTAGGGTTCAGAAAAGTGAGGACATGTGTTCAAACTTACAATATTCATAAATGATTCTATTGAATCAAATTACTAGGTGTTGTGGAACCTACCCACCCACAATATGAGAAAATGTATCTAGGACATGCATGTCCCATCATCTGCTTCTCCATAGTTCTGAGAAGTATAAAACAAAGTGCAGATGTGGCATCACCTCCCATTAGAAGCCCAGTACactacataaatattaaaattgaattttcaaaGCTGCAGAAATGTTCATTATTCAAGGAAATTTGCTAATCCTTCTATATCTTATATTAATCAAGACACTTATTTATCACttacaaaataaacaatattgaTTTATGTTAGAGACAGCATCTTCACTTCCCAATAAAACttcttttggaaagaaaagaagattgaATACCGGTATATCAAAATGAGCTTGTAATTTTCTTAGTATACCACGGCTGATAGAATGGAATGGAGAACGATTAAAGCTTACATACCTCTTGTCTGTACACACAGGttcatacacatgtaaacacactgCTGAGTACTTAATGGTGTTCAATTGCTATGAAAGTAAAGAAGGCATCTATCTAATCAAtgttatatttacattatatttatattatataatgcatattatatattgtgTATTTATGATATATCATATAACATGTatcttatgtattatatattacatattatataaaacatactaCATTTTATTACATTCCTGTTACATATTATATCATATgttacataatacatatatattatatatattacatataatatattatatattataaatatattttttacatatgataaatatttttaagaaaagaaaagaaaattttaggcACAATATCATGAGAGAAAAACCTCCAAAGATCccattgaattcatttttttgttgGTATCTACTGCTCACCTTGCAGCATACCCTTTAGAGTAGTTTGAAGGAGATAAAATTCTTCAATAATTCTTGTCCTTAATAGTTATGAACAATAAATACCAGTAATGTTACAAAACATCATTCAGTTGTATTTTCTATTAACATATTACACAATAATGATTAGGTTATATGTTTTGGTAAGATAACACATTAATGATTTTGTATGACTCTGGAGTACACCACATAAGGAGTTGTGTACCATCAAATTATCTCATTGCTGGTGATGTTTACTGTGGGTAATTATATAAGAGGTAGTTAAGAAGGtacatgtttccttttataattaaGAAGGATCTGTCAAGAGATAGTAAGATAGCTTACTAACTTATTTCAcattcaaaatgaatgaaaaaatattctCTTAAATTAAGAATTTGTTTCTATCAAGACTGCATTTGTAAGACCAATTTTTCAAATTAACTCTATGAAGcaaaaatatttctcttccaTGTCATAGTAACATTACCACAAAAAGTAAATATGACCCAAAATAAGAATAGGCTAATATTCTGCTGCAAATATTTGCTACAGTATTATGGAAAGTTGTAATGCAAATGATCAGAAATAGCTAATTATATAACAGTATTTTAATAACAGGGCCTAATTTACAATATTTTAGAAGATATTTATCAGCTACAATAATGCTAAATGAGCCTTCTGGGCCCTCAGTGCTCATCAGTTTAGACTCAGCACCATTCCAATCCCAATAGCCAATATCCAGACTCTATTTCTCATCTGCTTTCATTATCCTGAACCATAGATTCTTCATGGCTTTCTTCACTTCTGCATTTCTCAGGGAGTAGATAAGAGGATTGAGGAGGGGAGTTATCACCGTGTAGAACACAGCTATCATCTTGTCTACAGGCAGGGTATCAGAAGGCCTCGAATAGATGAAGACACATGGACCAAAGAACAATATAACCACAGTGACATGGGATCCACAGGTGGACAGAGCTTTGCGCCGTCCCTCAGCACTCTGAGTTCTCAGGTGGAACAAGATGACCACATAGAATGCTAAGAGGACGACAAAGCTGATCACAGACAGTGTTCCCCCATTGACAACAATCAGCAGACCAATGAGGAAGGTGTCTGAACAGGCAAGTTTAAGCACAGGAAGCAAGTCACAGAAATAATGGTCAATGATATTGGGGCCACagaaagataaaggaagaatGAGAAGGATCTGGGAAAAGGAATGCACAAAGCCTCCTATCCAAGCTGATCCTACAAGGACAGCACACACCTGTTGGTTCATGATGCTGGTGTAGTGCAGGGGTTTGCAGAttgccacatagcggtcataggccatcatGGTGAGCAGGAAAATCTCAGTGCCACCAAAGAAGTGCATGAAGAAAAGCTGTGTCATGCAGCCACACACAGATATGGATTTCTTTTCAGCAAGGAGATCCAAGATGAGTTTGGGGGCTGTTGTGGAGGAGTAGCAGATCTCCACAaaggagaggaagctgaggaagaagtacattggGGATCCAAGATTTCTGCTGACTGCCACAGTGACCACCATGAGAAGATTCCCAAGCACAATGGCAATGTACAGGAGCAGAAATAGCACAAAGCAAACTCTCTGCCCCTCTTTATTGGGAGAGAGTCCCAGAAAAATGAACTCAGTCACATTGAGTAGGTGAGCCATGAGGGAGCAAGTTGGATGGTATGATCTGAAATGATACAAAATGCTTCatgaaataagtaatttaaataaaatcttttgtaGCAAACCTTGTATTAtgtattaaaaaatatgaaagagttaataattaaataaaagcataccaaagagacagagaaagtatgACTTCATAGTGTTTGGCTGCAATTATGGAGAAAGTAACTAAATATACAGCTGAAGACAATGAACACCGCTGATATGATAAATGAGTGTTAGGGACTTTGAACTTTACCTGTAGTCAAGAAGGAATCTTAAGAAATGTCTCAGCCTAACATCAAATGACCTTGTTGCAGAAAGTAGAGTCAAAGACGGGTGACTACTTATAAACTCAAAAAATCCACTCATTGTTCAACAGATGTTCAGGAGAGTGTTGAAATATCCAAGCTTGAtgattttctcatatttttgacatttttactgTGGTTTCACTAAAGATTTTATTCTTTGCCTTTCTCCTggctcattttcctttcttggatTAGGGATTAGGAGATGTTATTTAACCTCTCACATAGTCATTGGGGCCTTCAGAAGACAAGTCCATGATACACCTCCCTTGACATTCAGCATCTCTTGAGAGAACCACAAGCCTATACAGTCATGGTCTGtgaccttctttctttttccccaccaAACCCTGACTCTCTATAGTCATTTAAATGATGACACCATCATAATCCAGCCCatgctcattttcttctttgtgggcATGCTCATTTCCTCCAAACATATGCCCTCAGTGTCAGCAGTCTGCTACACTTTTAAGGTGCTGACTCATGCTCAGGGTCATCCTTACCCACAGACATTTATCCCTATTCTCAAGAAATCATCCAGACTACCACTGACACTGACTGACTTGAAAACTATCCCAATACACACTAGACTGGTCCAAAGTAGTGGAAGACGGTATGCATCCCCAGAGCCTCTCCTGTAATAAGACTCAAGGGCACCTAAGAATAGGAGCCAGATGGCTTCCATTCATATCACAAAGTTTCCCTTCCTCCAAGGCTTAGACTGGTGACATGATTGACTTTCCTACAGGTCAAAAGGGACACACTagtaaaaacacagaaacaaaaagaagatgaagaccaAAAAATCCATTTATGAAGGAAGGTACTGCTCACAAGCCAGACTCCTGTCCTCATACATTCAGGTTTCCTACAGTGGCAATTCTGtgatttctagaaagttctttaaCTTCTTAGAGGATAATATTCCAAATGATAtaatacagagacacatactATAGGAATTGAGACTATAAATCTCTACCCAGTCTCCTGGTACAAGTTCTCTTCAAATGTCTCTTTGTGTTTCAATCCGAGATAGAAACTCCACATCCCCCCACATACATAGGTCCTCACAGTCAGTGGCCCCATTTACCTTATGACATTTTGGAATCAGAGCACTTACCGCACTGAATAGCAGTTATTTATGcagtcatctctctagctatGGTATGATCTTTCTAAAGGCAGAGACTGTTCCTTTCTTACCACTTCACAGCTAGTATGTGAAgtgtttatgaatttcatgacacccctcccttttctttccaaatataTTCAGTCATCACATATGAAAGATACCCCCGAAGACAAAGCTAAGGCCACAGCAAAGTCCAT
The DNA window shown above is from Rattus rattus isolate New Zealand chromosome 5, Rrattus_CSIRO_v1, whole genome shotgun sequence and carries:
- the LOC116900489 gene encoding olfactory receptor 4X2-like — protein: MAHLLNVTEFIFLGLSPNKEGQRVCFVLFLLLYIAIVLGNLLMVVTVAVSRNLGSPMYFFLSFLSFVEICYSSTTAPKLILDLLAEKKSISVCGCMTQLFFMHFFGGTEIFLLTMMAYDRYVAICKPLHYTSIMNQQVCAVLVGSAWIGGFVHSFSQILLILPLSFCGPNIIDHYFCDLLPVLKLACSDTFLIGLLIVVNGGTLSVISFVVLLAFYVVILFHLRTQSAEGRRKALSTCGSHVTVVILFFGPCVFIYSRPSDTLPVDKMIAVFYTVITPLLNPLIYSLRNAEVKKAMKNLWFRIMKADEK